A genomic segment from bacterium encodes:
- a CDS encoding acyltransferase, translating into MMWKDAWKLEIPKDKEIFELHKVLREEIKKRWNRALPFNEELFDRWERAEYLGFGKESSIYDSSIVMGDVRVGENTWIGPFTILDGSGGLKIGSYCNISSGVQIYTHDSIKWCLTRGGAKYEYDSVVIGDCCYIGSLSIVNKGINIGEHSLIGANSFVNKDIPPYSIAFGSPVSVVGKVEIEKDKVNLVYF; encoded by the coding sequence ATGATGTGGAAAGATGCTTGGAAATTAGAAATTCCTAAAGATAAAGAAATATTTGAGCTTCATAAGGTATTGCGGGAAGAGATAAAGAAAAGGTGGAATCGTGCTCTTCCGTTTAATGAAGAGCTGTTTGATCGCTGGGAAAGGGCGGAATACTTAGGATTTGGTAAAGAAAGCAGTATTTATGACAGCTCTATAGTTATGGGGGATGTAAGGGTTGGGGAGAACACATGGATAGGTCCATTTACCATCCTTGATGGCTCCGGAGGTTTAAAAATTGGTAGCTATTGCAATATCTCATCTGGAGTCCAAATTTATACCCATGATTCTATAAAATGGTGTCTAACTAGAGGAGGAGCAAAGTATGAATATGACTCTGTTGTAATTGGAGACTGTTGTTATATAGGCAGTTTGAGTATAGTAAATAAAGGGATTAATATAGGAGAACACAGTTTAATCGGAGCAAATAGTTTTGTCAATAAAGATATCCCTCCCTATTCTATTGCTTTTGGTAGCCCTGTTTCAGTAGTGGGTAAGGTTGAAATAGAAAAAGACAAAGTAAATCTTGTTTATTTTTGA